A segment of the Sanyastnella coralliicola genome:
TAGCGAGACCAAGAGCAGTCACACTAATGGTCAGACCACCAGTAGAACTGGTTGTATCACCACCCACCAAATCAACCTTATAGATCTCACATGCCTTGCGAATTCCTCGATAGAGCTCATCCAAGGCCTCAACGCTGAAACGGTTTGAAACAGCAATAGAGACCGTCACCTGCGTTGGACGCGCATTCATGGCGTAGATATCTGACAAGTTCACGACGATACTCTTGTAGCCCAAGTGTACCAACGGCGTGTACATCAAATCAAAGTGAACACCTTCTGTCAGCAAATCAGTACTTACTACCACTTGCTTGCCCTTCGGATCGATGACCGCAGCATCATCTCCAATGCCCAATTTGCTCTCTGAATTCAACAAAGGCAATTCCTTGGTCAGATGCTTGATCAGACCGAATTCACCTAGGCTTGATATCTCTGTGCGCTGTTCTTCCATGCCGCAAAATTACGTTTTAGTAGTTGACGAGGTCAGGCAGGCGAATAAAACAAATTCTAGCACCCGGGAAATACCATGACTACGGTATTTTCTTGTCTTTATTTAGACTTTTTCTAAATAAATGGCAGTACCTTTGCAACAAGCTTCAGGGCAAACTGTTAATACACCGAAATGATCAAAGTAAAAGAAAGCGCGCGCGAGCAAGTTTACAAGCTAAGAAGCACCGAAGGTCATCCTGAAGACTCCTTCATTCGTGTAGGGGTTAAGGGCGGAGGATGCTCTGGTCTCATGTACGACCTCATCTTTGATACGGAGATGAAGGAAGGCGATCAGGTCTTCGAAGACAACGGAGTGAAAGTAGTGGTTGACCGCAAGAGTTACCTCTACTTGATTGGGACTGAGCTCGACTATACCGGCGGATTGAACGGTAAAGGCTTTGTGTTTATTAATCCCAACGCCAACAGAACTTGTGGCTGCGGTGAGAGTTTTTCTGTTTGATCTTATTACGCTAACGCGGAAATCATAACCTGGAAATGGCTTACGAAGGAGACGAATTATTAGAAGAGGTTACGGGGAAAGAATATGAGTTTGGATGGACTACGGACATCGAAACGGATAAAGCCCCTCCTGGGATCAACGAAGACATCATTCGTCTGATCTCTTCAAAAAAGAATGAGCCGGAATGGATGCTCGAGTGGCGCCTCGATGCTTACCGTAAATGGGAAGCAATGGTGGAACCAGAATGGGCACACATCCAATACGAGAAACCAGATTTTCAAGCCATCAGTTACTACGCTGCTCCAAAGCAGAAGAAGCAACTGAACAGCTTGGATGAAGTAGATCCAGAACTACGTCGTACCATGGATCGTCTGGGAATCTCTATCGAAGAACAAAAGCGCCTTCAAGGAGTAGCCGTTGACTTCGTTATGGATTCTGTTTCTGTGGCAACATCGTTTAAAGAAAAATTGGCCGAACTCGGTATCATTTTCTGTTCAATGAGCGACGCTATTCAGGAACACCCTGAGCTCGTCAAGAAATACATTGGATCAGTTGTTCCTAAGAGCGACAACTTCTACGCAGCATTGAATAGCGCTGTCTTCACAGATGGTTCATTCTGCTACATTCCAAAAGGAGTGCGTTGTCCGATGGAACTTTCTACTTACTTCCGAATCAACGAAGCAGGTACTGGTCAGTTCGAGCGCACGCTCGTGATTGCTGATGAAGGAAGCTACGTAAGCTACCTCGAAGGTTGTACTGCTCCTCAGCGCGATGAAAACCAGCTGCACGCAGCAGTGGTGGAATTGGTCGCTCTTGACGAAGCAGAAATCAAGTACAGCACCGTACAGAACTGGTACCCTGGTGACGAAAACGGAAAAGGTGGAGTCTTCAACTTCGTAACGAAGCGTGGTATCTGCCACCGCAAGTCGAAGATTTCTTGGACCCAAGTTGAAACAGGTTCTGCCGTTACTTGGAAGTACCCTAGCTGTATTCTCAAAGGAGACCATTCGATTGGTGAGTTCTACTCTGTAGCTGTAACCAACAAGGTGCAGCAGGCAGATACAGGAACGAAGATGATCCACATTGGGAAGAACACCCACAGCACCATCATCAGTAAAGGTATCTCGGCTGGGAAAAGCCACAACAGCTACCGCGGATTGGTTCAGATCAACAAAACAGCTGACAACGCCCGCAACTTCAGCCAGTGTGATTCACTGTTGATGACTGATACGAGTGGGGCGCACACCTTCCCGTACATCGAAGTGAATAATAGCTCAGCGAAAGTAGAGCACGAAGCAACCACCTCGAAGATTGGAGAAGATCAAATCTTCTACTGTCTGCAGCGTGGTATTGATGAAGAAAAAGCGATCAGCCTCATCGTGAACGGATACGCAAAAGAGGTACTCAATAAACTACCGATGGAATTCGCGGTAGAAGCACAAAAACTATTGGCCATCTCACTCGAAGGATCGGTGGGATAAGAACATTTGAACTCGCATATCATGCTCGAAATAAAAAACCTGCACGCCTCTGTTGAAGGCAATGAGATCCTCAAAGGACTAAACCTTGAGGTGAAACCTGGAGAAGTTCACGCGATCATGGGACCTAACGGTTCTGGAAAGAGTACCCTCGCTAGTGTTCTTGCTGGAAACGAAGATTACGAAGTCACTGAAGGTAGCGCTCACCTTGACGGTGAAGACCTTCTTGACATGGGCACTGAAGACCGTGCTCGTGAAGGATTATTCCTCGCCTTCCAATACCCTGTAGAAATCCCTGGTGTAAGTAACATCAACTTCCTGCGTACGGCATTGAATGAAATTCGTGAGCACAAAGGACAAGAGCAACTTTCAGCGAAGGATTTCCTTCAGTTGGTGAAAGAGAAGTCTGCTCTCGTAGAGCTTGATGGTAAGCTTGCCAATCGTTCAGTGAACGAAGGGTTCTCAGGTGGTGAGAAGAAACGCAACGAGATCTTCCAGATGGCGATGTTGGAGCCAAAATTGGCCATCCTTGATGAAACAGACTCTGGATTGGATATCGACGCATTGAAAGTAGTAGCACAAGGGGTAAACGCTATGCGTAGCCCTGAACGTTCTTTCCTCGTGATTACGCACTACCAGCGTCTACTTGACTACATCGTTCCTGATGTAGTGCACGTACTGTACAAAGGACGTATTGTGAAGTCTGGACCAAAAGAGCTTGCAATGGAGCTTGAAGAGAAAGGCTACGATTGGATCAAAGAAGAAGTAACGGCTTAAATCACTTCCATGGAAGTAGCAAACGTGATAGACGAAAAGAAAGCGAAGTTCATGACGCCATTTGAAGGCTCTTCAGCCCTGGTAGATGTGCGCCCAGAACTTAAGTCAGCAGCTGACCTAGCCCTGACTGAAATCGCTGTTCCTACCACTCGCACTGAAGCGTGGAAGTACACTCGTGTTGGTAAAATCGTGAACCACGATTGGAACACCAACCCTTCCGCCGCAGGCGATATAAAAGAGATTACTGACCTCGACGCTTACCGCGCCATCTTCGTAAATGGGTTGTGCGACGCATCGAAAAGTAACCTCCCGACCCAAGTAGGTGTGACTTGTCAATTGCTTTCAGAAGCGTCTGACGCCCTTCAACAAATGGGTGAGCTTTCTGATCACCATAGCGACTGGTTCGAAGCCCTCAACATGCGTTACGCTCAAGAAGGTGTAGCTCTTTCCGTTGAGGCCAATACGACCTTAGACAAGCCACTATACATCGTTCATTATACTGACAACACGGATGTTGCTGCGATCAATCGTCACTTGATTCAAGTGGCGAGAGGCGCTAACGCG
Coding sequences within it:
- the sufB gene encoding Fe-S cluster assembly protein SufB; translation: MAYEGDELLEEVTGKEYEFGWTTDIETDKAPPGINEDIIRLISSKKNEPEWMLEWRLDAYRKWEAMVEPEWAHIQYEKPDFQAISYYAAPKQKKQLNSLDEVDPELRRTMDRLGISIEEQKRLQGVAVDFVMDSVSVATSFKEKLAELGIIFCSMSDAIQEHPELVKKYIGSVVPKSDNFYAALNSAVFTDGSFCYIPKGVRCPMELSTYFRINEAGTGQFERTLVIADEGSYVSYLEGCTAPQRDENQLHAAVVELVALDEAEIKYSTVQNWYPGDENGKGGVFNFVTKRGICHRKSKISWTQVETGSAVTWKYPSCILKGDHSIGEFYSVAVTNKVQQADTGTKMIHIGKNTHSTIISKGISAGKSHNSYRGLVQINKTADNARNFSQCDSLLMTDTSGAHTFPYIEVNNSSAKVEHEATTSKIGEDQIFYCLQRGIDEEKAISLIVNGYAKEVLNKLPMEFAVEAQKLLAISLEGSVG
- the sufC gene encoding Fe-S cluster assembly ATPase SufC, whose amino-acid sequence is MLEIKNLHASVEGNEILKGLNLEVKPGEVHAIMGPNGSGKSTLASVLAGNEDYEVTEGSAHLDGEDLLDMGTEDRAREGLFLAFQYPVEIPGVSNINFLRTALNEIREHKGQEQLSAKDFLQLVKEKSALVELDGKLANRSVNEGFSGGEKKRNEIFQMAMLEPKLAILDETDSGLDIDALKVVAQGVNAMRSPERSFLVITHYQRLLDYIVPDVVHVLYKGRIVKSGPKELAMELEEKGYDWIKEEVTA
- a CDS encoding HesB/IscA family protein, translated to MIKVKESAREQVYKLRSTEGHPEDSFIRVGVKGGGCSGLMYDLIFDTEMKEGDQVFEDNGVKVVVDRKSYLYLIGTELDYTGGLNGKGFVFINPNANRTCGCGESFSV